Within the Rhizobium favelukesii genome, the region GGATACCGATGGTCGCGCCGCGCGCTTCCGCGTGACCGGCAACGTCGACGTGGTCGAAGACGACGTTCGCAATTTTTCCCATAGCCTTTACCTGGCGCTGGCTGGCTTCGGCGTCGGCAGCCTCATCGTCAACGCACTGGCGATTCTCTACGGCCTCAAGCCGCTCGACAAGGCGCGCGCCGCGTTGGAGCGCATCCGCGCCGGCGAGAGCGAACAGTTGAAGGGCGAGTTTCCGCGCGAGATCCTGCGGCTTGCAAACGAGGTCAACGCGCTGATCGACAGCAATCGCCGCATCGTGGAGCGGGCGCGCATGCAGGTCGGCAATCTCGCCCACTCTCTGAAGACGCCGATCGCCGTGCTGCTCAACGAGGCGCGCGTTCTGGAGCGCTCTCACGGCGACCTCGTGCGGAGCCAGGCGGAGGCGATGCAGGGTCAGGTGCAGTCGTATCTGAACCGCGCCCGAATTGCCGCACAACGCGAATCCGTGCTCGCCCGCACCGACGCCGAACCGGCGATGGAACGGCTGGTGCGCGTCATGCGACGCTTGAACGTCGACAAGGAGTTCGAACTCACGGTGGCGCCGCCCCATCTCGCGGTTGCCATGGAGCAGCAGGACCTCGAGGAGGTCGTCGGCAACCTTCTGGAGAATGCCGCCCGTTTTGCGTCGACCAAGGTGCGCCTGTCCGTCGCGGAGGCACCCGGGGAGCTCAAGGGCGCGGAGGGCAGCGGGCGCCGCCACTGGGTCGAGCTTGTCGTCGAGGACGACGGACCGGGACTTGAGCCGGATCAGATCCGCGAAGCGCTGAAGCGCGGCAAGCGGCTGGATGAAAGCAAACCAGGCACCGGGCTTGGGCTGTCCATCGTGACGGAGATTTCCAACGAGTATCAGGGGCGACTCGAATTGTCCCGCGGCGAGTGGCAGGGACTGAAGGCCCGCCTTATTTTGCCGGGCATCACAAAGGATGTTGCGTGAGCAATTGCTTGATGTCACATAGACTTGGGCGATTGCATAGCATGCTTTGCCTTATTGCCGACACGGCTTGGTGCGCGTGTGGCTCGTTGATTGACACCTGATTCTGGTTCGGCTGAATGATGCTACGCTCGCAAGGCATGATCGTTTCCTCGCTTCTCGTCGCCATGACGCTTTCTGGATGTCAATCGACGAAGAGCGGTGGCTCCGGCGGTCTTTTCTCGCGGAAGCCTCCGGCTTCGGCCACCTATATTGCGGCGTTGCAGGGCGGCATCATCGGTCGCAGCGACGTGGAACTCAGCGACAGCGACCGCCAGCGCGCCCTCGAAGCCGAGTATCGTGCCTTGGAAGGGGCCGGCGTCGGACAGCCTGTCGTCTGGAGCGGACGCAATGTCAGCGGCAAGGTCGTCGCGGCTGCGCCCTATCAGGTCGGCTCGCAGAATTGCCGTCAGTATACCCACAGCGTGACGATCGACGGCAAGGAGACGGTGGCGCGCGGCTCCGCCTGCCGAAACGACAATGGTAGCTGGTCGCCGCTCGGTTAGTCGGTTTTGCAGCATCGAACAGACGCGATAGGATGAGCCGCAAGCTGCGTATTGCGGCCAAACGCCTCAAATAATCGTCATTGCGGCTTTGCTTGTTGGAATAGACGTTCGCTTCGAGTATTTGGCGCCTATGCTTTTCTGGATTCTTGTGGCCGTTTTGACGGCGGTTGTTGCTGTCATTCTGCTTTATCCGCTTTTGCGTGGAGCGAGAGCGGTCGACGATACGCGCGCCGGCGAGGCTGCCGTCTATCGCGATCAGTTGCGAGAGCTCGATCGCGACCTTGCCGGCGGACTGATTTCAGCCGAGGAAGCGGACTATGCGCGGGCCGAAATCGGCCGACGCCTGATTACCGTCTCGGTCGCGCCGGTCACCGATCGCAAGGTCACCAAGCATTACCGTCTCTCCGAAGCCTTCGTGCTGCTGATGCTGCCGGTCGTGGGGCTCTGTCTTTACATTCTGGTGGGGCGACCGGATTTGCCGTCGCAACCCTTGGAAGCCCGACTTGAGAACCCCGGCAACGATATGGCGATCCTGGTCGCCAAGGCCGAGCGCCATCTGGCGCAGAGCCCCGATGACGGCAGGGGCTGGGAGGTGCTGGCGCCGATCTACTTCAACACCATGCGCCTTGCCGAAGCCGAGACCGCCTATCGCAATGCGATCCGTCTGCTCGGGCCAAGTGCTGCGCTGCTGGACGGACTTGCCGAGACGCTGATGGCGACCTCGAACGGTGTCGTCACCGAAGATGCACGCAAGGTGCTGGAACAGTCGCTTCAACTACAGCCCGACAATCCGAAGGCGAGCTTCTACCTTGCGCTCGGCATGGAACAGGCCGGCCAGGCTGCAGAGGCTAAGGCCGCCTTTGAAGCCCTCGCCAAGCAATCGCCCGCCGACGCGCCCTGGATGCCGCTGGTCGCCGAGCATATTGCGAAGAACGGTGGTGGGCAGGCGCCGGGCAATCCGATGCAGGCAGACGTTGCTTCCGCCGAGAGCATGAACGCTGGCGATCGGCAGCAAATGATTGAGGGGATGGTGGAAAGCCTCGATGCCAAGCTCACCGAAGACCCGAACAATCTAGAAGGCTGGTTGCGGCTCGTCCGCTCTTATGTCGTATTGAAGGACAAGGATCGTGCGGTTGGAGCTCTGAAGCGCGGACTGGCAGCGTTTCCGACAAGCAGCGAGCAAGGCAAGCAGCTGCTCGCGTTGGCACGAGAGCTCGACATCGCGACAGAAGGAACGACGGAATGACGCGCAAGCAGAAACGCTTGGCAATCATCGGTGGCGGCATGAGTTTCATCCTTGCCGCCGTGCTGCTCGTCATGTTCGCCTTCAGCCAGTCGGTCGCCTATTTCTACATGCCGGCGGATATCGCGAAAAATCCGGTGCCGCCCGGAACCCGGATCCGGCTCGGCGGTCTTGTCGGCGACGGCAGCATCGTGCGCGGCGCGGGATCGACGGTGCAGTTTGCCGTGACCGACGCGACTGGCGACCTTGTCAGGGTACGATATACCGGCATTCTCCCCGACCTCTTTCGCGAGGGCCAGGGGGTCGTGACCGAGGGCCGTTTCGAAACAGGCAGCGATGTCTTCACCGCCGATACGGTGCTCGCCAAGCACGATGAGAAGTACATGCCGAAGGACGTCGCCGACAAGTTGAAGGCGCAAGGGCTCTGGAAGGAAGGGGAGGCGGTGCAATGATCATCGAGATCGGCCACTACGCTCTTATCCTGGCGCTTGCGACGGCGCTCATTATCTCCGTTGTTCCGGTGATCGGTGCAAGGCGCCTCGACCGGGCGATGATGGACGTCGCGTCCGTAGGCTCCCTGGCGATGTTCGCGCTTGTGGCTTTCTCGTTCGCCGTTCTGACTTACGCTCACGTCGTATCGGACTTTTCGGTGGCGAACGTCTGGGAGAATTCCCATTCGCTGGTCCCGCTGCTTTTTAAGTTTTCCGGCGTCTGGGGCAATCACGAAGGCTCCATGATGCTCTGGCTGCTGATCCTGGCGCTCTTCAGCGCCTTGGTTGCAGCCTTCGGGCGCAATTTGCCGGACTCGCTGCGGGCAAACGTGCTTGCCGTTCAGGCCTGGATATCGGTCGCGTTCATCCTGTTCATCCTTCTTACCTCCAACCCGTTCATGCGTTTGGATCCGGCTCCGGCCGAGGGGAAGGACCTCAACCCGGTCCTGCAGGACGTCGGCTTGGCGATCCACCCGCCGTTGCTCTATCTCGGCTACGTCGGCTTCTCCGTGTGCTTCTCCTTCGCCGTGGCAGCGCTGATTGAAGGGCGCATCGACGCCGCGTGGGCGCGCTGGGTGCGCCCCTGGACGCTGGCTGCCTGGACGTTTCTGACGCTCGGCATCGCCATGGGTTCTTATTGGGCCTACTACGAGCTTGGATGGGGCGGCTGGTGGTTTTGGGACCCGGTCGAGAATGCGTCATTCATGCCGTGGCTTGCCGGAACGGCGCTGCTGCATTCGGCACTCGTGATGGAAAAGCGCGAGGCGCTGAAGATTTGGACGGTTCTGCTTGCCATCCTGACGTTCTCGTTGTCGCTGATGGGCACTTTTCTTGTCCGATCCGGCGTCCTGACTTCGGTACATGCTTTTGCCAGCGATCCGTCGCGCGGCGTGTTCATCCTGTGCATTTTGCTGATTTTCATTGGCGGAGCGCTGTCGCTCTTCGCATTCCGCGCGCCGCTCCTGTCGGCAGGCGGCTTGTTCGCTCCCATCTCGCGCGAAGGTGCGCTCGTTCTCAACAATCTGATCCTCACCGTGGCTTGCGGCACCGTGCTGACCGGTACGCTCTATCCGCTGCTGCTGGAGACGCTGACCGGCGACAAGATCTCGGTCGGACCGCCCTTCTTCAACATGACCTTCGGCTTGTTGATGGCGCCGCTGCTGGTGATCGTCCCCTTCGGTCCGCTGCTGGCATGGAAGCGCGGTGACTTGCTGGCTGTTCTCCAGCGGCTCTATCTGGTTGCGATCCTGGCCTTTGTTGCGGCGGTCATTGTTTTCTATATCGAGCATGGCGGTCCGGTGCTTGCCGTGCTCGGGCTGGCTGCCGCTTTGTTCCTGATTTTCGGCGCGATTGCCGATCTTTGGTATCGCGCGGGCGCGGGCAAGGTCGCGGCTTCTATCGCCTGGAGGCGCCTTGCCGGCCTGCCGCGCTCGGCCTTCGGCACGGCGCTCGCTCATGCCGGGCTGGGCGTCGTCGTCCTCGGCATCGTCGCGGTCACCACCTTCGAAACCGAGCATGTGGTCGAGATGAAACCCGGCCAGACCGTGGAGGCCGGAGGCTACTCCGTGCGTTTCGACGGCATGAAACCGGCCAATGGCCCGAACTACAGCGAGGAGCGGGGCCACTTCAGCATCGGCCGCGGTGGCGTGGAGGTGGCCGATGTCTGGTCATCCAAGCGGATCTACGCGGCGCGCCAAATGCCGACGACCGAAGCCAGCATCCTGACTTTCGGCCTTAGCCAGCTCTACATGTCCCTCGGGGATCCTACGGACGATGGCGGTATCGTCGTGCGTATCTGGTGGAAGCCCTTCATCCTCTGCATCTGGGGCGGTACGGTGATCATGGCGACCGGTGGGTTCGTTTCGCTCAGCGACCGGCGTCTGCGTGTCGGCGCTCCGAGCCGGAGAGCAAAACCGGCGCCCCCGGCCATGGAGCCGGCCGAATGATCCGGCGCTTGCTCCTCGTCCTGGCGGTGATTCTTTCGTCAGCGCCGGCCTTTGCCGTCAACCCGGACGAAGTTCTTGCGGATCCGAAGCTCGAGGCACGAGCCCGGACGATCTCCGCGGAACTGCGTTGCATGGTCTGTCAGAATCAGTCGATCGACGATTCCAATGCCGAGCTCGCAAAGGACCTGCGCTTGCTGGTGCGCGAGCGGCTCACCGATGGCGATACCGACGAACAGGTCATGAACTACATCGTTTCTCGATATGGCGAGTTCGTGCTGTTGAAGCCGCGTTTCGAAACGAAAACGATCCTGCTGTGGGGCGCTCCGCTCCTGCTGGTTGTTGCAGGCGGCCTGTCACTGATCGTCTTCGCACGAAAGAGGGCAGGCAGGCCGACAGGCTCCAAGCTGACCGCCGAAGAACAGGCCCGATTGAATGAACTGCTCGACGAGTGATCTTACGACCGTCTACGGAGGCGGTCTCGCAACACAGACGCGACCAGCGCTGCGGTGAATGCCAACACGACGCAGCCCGCCGCGATTGGTCCTGCAGACGGCGAATACACGTCCATCACCGCGCCGACCGAGGACGAGCCCGCCGCGCTGCCGACGGCGTAGGCAAGGGCGAAGGCAGCACTTCCCGCGACAAGCCTATCTCCGGCATAGCGTTCGCCGAGAATCGTCAAGGCGCAGGTGTAAAGCGAAAAACTCGCTGCTCCCATGATGCCGAACATCACCAGAATTGCTGCCTGCGACTGAAGGAACGGGATCGCGATGAAGCTCAGCCCCGCAAGCAGGCCGGAGCAGATGGCCACTCCGAAGCGCGAGGTCGTGTCGAGAAGCCAGCCGACCAGCGGTTGGGCAAGTGCGGTCGGTAGCGCGAGCACTGTAACGCTGATGGCGGCGAACGCCTCGGAATAGCCGAGCCGGACGAAATAGACCGGCATGGTTGAGATGGCGGCAATATCGGCGAATGCAAATGCGACCACCATGCAGATCAGCATCGGTGCGCTTCTGACAAACTTGAAGAGCGCTCCTGATGCGGCCTGCTCGGGAAGCGTGCGTGCTCTCCGGGTGAGGATAATCGTCAGGAAGGCGACGCAGGCGACGTAGACGGCAAGCAGCGCGAAGGCAAAGCCTTGCTCCGTGCCGAAGATCGGAATCACCAGTGGACCCGCGGCAAAGCCGCCGCACATGCCTGCCCCATAGAGACCGGAGACGCGCCCGCGCAGGCGGTCAGGGCAGGCCGTGTTGAGCCAGGCCTCGCTCAGCATGAAGATGAGGCTGACGAAGAAGCCGAGAAAAAATCGAGCGATGCACCACACCCAGAAAGTGTCGAATGTCGCGAAGGTCGAGAGACTGACCGCACAGCCGACGAGGCCCGCGACGATCAGCCGGTCGCCCCGCACCTTTCGCGACAGCCACGTCACCGCGAACGTCGCCACGGCCAAGCCTGCCGCAAAGCAACCGGCGTTGAGGCCGATGAGACTCGGCGAAACATTTCGATGCTCAAGGACAAGCGAAATCAGCGGATAGGTCAGCCCCTGTGCAACCGCGAAGGCAGTGACGCCGAAGATGACGGCAGCGAGCGCAGCAGTATCGGGCGCAAAATCCTCTCCCGTGACCACATGGGCCATGGTTTCGTCCTCCTCCGGTTGTAAGCAGGAGGCTTATCGACTCCAAGCGCTTTAGTCGAGGGAGATTGCTGCACCGGATCGCAATGCGGTCGTATTGCACATTACGAATTTTTCATCGCTCGGACAGTTCGCAGTAAGGTGTGCCGTCCTATATCTTCCTTCATCAGCCGATCCGGTCATCCTGATCCTGTAGATGTTGAAGTCAAAGAAGGTGCCACTCATGTTCAAGAATATCAAAGCTCCGTCGCTCAATACCGCGCTGAAGGCCTCGACCGTCGCGGGTCTTGCCGCTGCGGTGCTTGCGACCGGTATTCCCCTCGAAATCACTCGCTCCTATGCCGAAGCTGTCAAGGTTCAGGCTCCGTCCGTTCCGAGCTTCGCGAACGTCGTCGATGCCGTTTCGCCGGCGGTCGTTTCGGTACGTGTCGAAAATCGCGTCAAACCGGTGTCCGATGATGATGCCAACGGCTTCGCCTTCGACTTCAATGGTCGCGGCTTCGACGATCTTCCGGATGCCTTGAAGCCTTTCTTCCGCCAGTTTGGTGAGCAAGGTCCACAGGGTCCGCAGGACCGCCGCGGTCCTCCGCACCATGGCCCGCAGGATGGCAAGGGCCGCCTGCGTCCCGTTGCCCAGGGCTCGGGCTTCTTCATTTCTGAGGATGGTTACATCGTCACCAACAACCACGTCGTTTCCGACGGCGCAGCCTTCGTTGCAGTGATGAACGACGGCACGGAGCTTGATGCCAAGTTGATCGGCAAGGATCCGCGTACGGACCTCGCCGTTCTCAAGGTTGATGGCAAAGGCCGCAAGTTCACCTACGTCAACTGGGCAGATGACAACAATGTTCGCGTCGGCGACTGGGTTGTTGCGGTCGGTAACCCCTTCGGTCTCGGCGGTACGGTAACAGCCGGTATCGTCTCGGCACGTGGCCGCGACATCGGCTCTGGTCCGTATGACGACTACCTGCAGGTTGACGCCGCAGTGAACCGCGGTAACTCGGGTGGCCCGACCTTCAATCTCAATGGTGAAGTCGTCGGCATCAACACCGCGATCTTCTCTCCGTCCGGTGGCAGTGTAGGTATTGCGTTTGCCATCCCGGCGTCTACGGCCAAGGATGTCGTTGCCGACCTCATGAAGGATGGACAAGTCTCCCGCGGCTACCTGGGCGTTCAGATCCAGCCCGTTACCAAGGACATCGCCGACTCACTCGGCCTTTCCGAGGCGAGCGGCGCGCTTGTTGTCTCCGCTCAGGCAGGTACGCCGGGTGAGAAGGCGGGCATGAAGGCTGGCGACGTGGTCACCGCCGTCAACGGCGAGACGGTCAAGGATGCCCGCGACCTCAGCCGCCGCATCGGCGCTATGACGCCCGGCAAGAAGGTCGAGCTTTCTGTCTGGCGCTCCGGCAAGGCTCAGTCTCTGACGGTCGAACTTGGCACGTTGCCTGCTGAACAGAAGGATGCTTCCGCTGACGACGGCGATCAGGCGCCGGAAACTCAGGCTCCTGCTTCCGAAAAGGCACTTGCTGACCTCGGCCTGACAGTTGGGCCTTCTGACGATGGCAAGGGGCTTCAGATCACTGGTATCGACCCGGACTCCGACGCTGCCGACAAGGGCATCAAGGAAGGCGAGAAGATCACCTCGGTCAACAACCAGGAAGTCTCCAATGCCGATGATGTCGTCAAGGTCCTGAACCAGGCGAAGAAAGATGGCCGCACGCGGGCACTCTTCCAGATCCAGTCGAAGGAGGGCAGCCGCTTCGTCGCCCTTCCGATCAACGGCCAGGGTTAATCCTCCCAACCCTGACAGAGTGGGGAGCCGCGCCCTCTGGGCGCGGCTTCCTTTCGCCCAATATCCGCAGGTGATCGCAATGACCTCTGTGCAACAGGAAGCAGTTTTGAGCCTTGCCGAAACGCAACCGGCGGGTAATGTCGGCCGCATGAAGATTCTCATCATCGAAGACGATCTCGAAGCAGCGGTTTATCTCACCAAGGCGTTTCGTGAGGCGGGCATCGTGGCCGATCACGCAAGCGATGGCGAAAGCGGCCTCTTCATGGGCTCGGAAAACACCTACGACGTGATCGTCATCGATCGCATGTTGCCGCGCCGCGACGGTCTGTCCGTCATCAGCGAATTGCGCCGCAAGGGAATCCACACGCCTGTTCTCATTCTCTCTGCCCTCGGTCAGGTGGACGACCGCGTTACCGGCCTCAGAGCGGGTGGCGACGACTATCTGCCGAAGCCCTATGCGTTCAGCGAACTTCTTGCACGTGTCGAGGTGCTCGGTCGTCGCAAGGGGGCACCGGACCAGGACGTTGTTTACCGCGTCGGCGACCTTGAACTCGATCGGCTCGCACACGAGGTCCGCCGCGGCGGCAAGGAGATACCGCTGCAGCCGCGCGAATTCCGTCTGCTTGAGTATCTGATGAAGAACGCCGGCCAG harbors:
- a CDS encoding sensor histidine kinase — its product is MRIKSLTARVLLLTTIWSTVALVVIGLLISTLYRKSAERGFQDLLRAQLYNVINSVTIGDQGALSGSPQLGDLRFAQPKTGWYWVVEPLGTYTAPPLVSPSLGSVSIPVPSVLEAPFDKNYERYYQVTDASGNRIQVAETEVVLDTDGRAARFRVTGNVDVVEDDVRNFSHSLYLALAGFGVGSLIVNALAILYGLKPLDKARAALERIRAGESEQLKGEFPREILRLANEVNALIDSNRRIVERARMQVGNLAHSLKTPIAVLLNEARVLERSHGDLVRSQAEAMQGQVQSYLNRARIAAQRESVLARTDAEPAMERLVRVMRRLNVDKEFELTVAPPHLAVAMEQQDLEEVVGNLLENAARFASTKVRLSVAEAPGELKGAEGSGRRHWVELVVEDDGPGLEPDQIREALKRGKRLDESKPGTGLGLSIVTEISNEYQGRLELSRGEWQGLKARLILPGITKDVA
- a CDS encoding membrane protein is translated as MMLRSQGMIVSSLLVAMTLSGCQSTKSGGSGGLFSRKPPASATYIAALQGGIIGRSDVELSDSDRQRALEAEYRALEGAGVGQPVVWSGRNVSGKVVAAAPYQVGSQNCRQYTHSVTIDGKETVARGSACRNDNGSWSPLG
- the ccmI gene encoding c-type cytochrome biogenesis protein CcmI — protein: MLFWILVAVLTAVVAVILLYPLLRGARAVDDTRAGEAAVYRDQLRELDRDLAGGLISAEEADYARAEIGRRLITVSVAPVTDRKVTKHYRLSEAFVLLMLPVVGLCLYILVGRPDLPSQPLEARLENPGNDMAILVAKAERHLAQSPDDGRGWEVLAPIYFNTMRLAEAETAYRNAIRLLGPSAALLDGLAETLMATSNGVVTEDARKVLEQSLQLQPDNPKASFYLALGMEQAGQAAEAKAAFEALAKQSPADAPWMPLVAEHIAKNGGGQAPGNPMQADVASAESMNAGDRQQMIEGMVESLDAKLTEDPNNLEGWLRLVRSYVVLKDKDRAVGALKRGLAAFPTSSEQGKQLLALARELDIATEGTTE
- the ccmE gene encoding cytochrome c maturation protein CcmE, whose translation is MTRKQKRLAIIGGGMSFILAAVLLVMFAFSQSVAYFYMPADIAKNPVPPGTRIRLGGLVGDGSIVRGAGSTVQFAVTDATGDLVRVRYTGILPDLFREGQGVVTEGRFETGSDVFTADTVLAKHDEKYMPKDVADKLKAQGLWKEGEAVQ
- a CDS encoding heme lyase CcmF/NrfE family subunit; the protein is MIIEIGHYALILALATALIISVVPVIGARRLDRAMMDVASVGSLAMFALVAFSFAVLTYAHVVSDFSVANVWENSHSLVPLLFKFSGVWGNHEGSMMLWLLILALFSALVAAFGRNLPDSLRANVLAVQAWISVAFILFILLTSNPFMRLDPAPAEGKDLNPVLQDVGLAIHPPLLYLGYVGFSVCFSFAVAALIEGRIDAAWARWVRPWTLAAWTFLTLGIAMGSYWAYYELGWGGWWFWDPVENASFMPWLAGTALLHSALVMEKREALKIWTVLLAILTFSLSLMGTFLVRSGVLTSVHAFASDPSRGVFILCILLIFIGGALSLFAFRAPLLSAGGLFAPISREGALVLNNLILTVACGTVLTGTLYPLLLETLTGDKISVGPPFFNMTFGLLMAPLLVIVPFGPLLAWKRGDLLAVLQRLYLVAILAFVAAVIVFYIEHGGPVLAVLGLAAALFLIFGAIADLWYRAGAGKVAASIAWRRLAGLPRSAFGTALAHAGLGVVVLGIVAVTTFETEHVVEMKPGQTVEAGGYSVRFDGMKPANGPNYSEERGHFSIGRGGVEVADVWSSKRIYAARQMPTTEASILTFGLSQLYMSLGDPTDDGGIVVRIWWKPFILCIWGGTVIMATGGFVSLSDRRLRVGAPSRRAKPAPPAMEPAE
- a CDS encoding cytochrome c-type biogenesis protein, which encodes MIRRLLLVLAVILSSAPAFAVNPDEVLADPKLEARARTISAELRCMVCQNQSIDDSNAELAKDLRLLVRERLTDGDTDEQVMNYIVSRYGEFVLLKPRFETKTILLWGAPLLLVVAGGLSLIVFARKRAGRPTGSKLTAEEQARLNELLDE
- a CDS encoding MFS transporter, translating into MAHVVTGEDFAPDTAALAAVIFGVTAFAVAQGLTYPLISLVLEHRNVSPSLIGLNAGCFAAGLAVATFAVTWLSRKVRGDRLIVAGLVGCAVSLSTFATFDTFWVWCIARFFLGFFVSLIFMLSEAWLNTACPDRLRGRVSGLYGAGMCGGFAAGPLVIPIFGTEQGFAFALLAVYVACVAFLTIILTRRARTLPEQAASGALFKFVRSAPMLICMVVAFAFADIAAISTMPVYFVRLGYSEAFAAISVTVLALPTALAQPLVGWLLDTTSRFGVAICSGLLAGLSFIAIPFLQSQAAILVMFGIMGAASFSLYTCALTILGERYAGDRLVAGSAAFALAYAVGSAAGSSSVGAVMDVYSPSAGPIAAGCVVLAFTAALVASVLRDRLRRRS
- a CDS encoding Do family serine endopeptidase; translated protein: MFKNIKAPSLNTALKASTVAGLAAAVLATGIPLEITRSYAEAVKVQAPSVPSFANVVDAVSPAVVSVRVENRVKPVSDDDANGFAFDFNGRGFDDLPDALKPFFRQFGEQGPQGPQDRRGPPHHGPQDGKGRLRPVAQGSGFFISEDGYIVTNNHVVSDGAAFVAVMNDGTELDAKLIGKDPRTDLAVLKVDGKGRKFTYVNWADDNNVRVGDWVVAVGNPFGLGGTVTAGIVSARGRDIGSGPYDDYLQVDAAVNRGNSGGPTFNLNGEVVGINTAIFSPSGGSVGIAFAIPASTAKDVVADLMKDGQVSRGYLGVQIQPVTKDIADSLGLSEASGALVVSAQAGTPGEKAGMKAGDVVTAVNGETVKDARDLSRRIGAMTPGKKVELSVWRSGKAQSLTVELGTLPAEQKDASADDGDQAPETQAPASEKALADLGLTVGPSDDGKGLQITGIDPDSDAADKGIKEGEKITSVNNQEVSNADDVVKVLNQAKKDGRTRALFQIQSKEGSRFVALPINGQG
- a CDS encoding response regulator transcription factor codes for the protein MTSVQQEAVLSLAETQPAGNVGRMKILIIEDDLEAAVYLTKAFREAGIVADHASDGESGLFMGSENTYDVIVIDRMLPRRDGLSVISELRRKGIHTPVLILSALGQVDDRVTGLRAGGDDYLPKPYAFSELLARVEVLGRRKGAPDQDVVYRVGDLELDRLAHEVRRGGKEIPLQPREFRLLEYLMKNAGQVVTRTMLLENVWDYHFDPQTNVIDVHVSRLRSKIEKDFSQPLLKTIRGAGYMIKDEG